The window gaagtaaaccagaaatagggcTCTCCCACGATTCTTACAGTGCCCAACTTGAGGCATTCTCTCAGTCTAACATCTAAATATTCATACCCAactatgatttacaacaatatttacaccAGCAGAATTAAACATCTGTTATCGAGTAGATATAGGGATATACAGCATGAAATAGACTGTTCTctgtctcattcacacacatatacacatatacatcCATGGGGGTGAATTTGCAGGATTATTTTTGGAGAAACATTCTAATTTTCTCAAAATATGCACAACCTGTAGGCTgttcaatccatgtaatattttgtaaattccactttggaaatagaaccagtctgattcaagattgggatacagacagaccctgacttcacagctttaatgcattgtcagagCTGAGATCTCACCTTTTGTTAAAAAACCTTGAGTTATTTCAAGAAGATGTCTttcaggaaattccaggatttacaAATGAATGATACGGCACCCCatactaaaagatgaaagacttaacaatccagggtttttcaatatatcatttcagtgcaCTATCATGTTTTTCCATccattctgtgccttatgattttattctccacaaaacctgatgaaggagccacGCTCCAAGtgctagtcatagagatgtacagcatggaaacaaacccttcggtccaacccgcccatgccgaccagatatcccaacccaatctaatcccaccttccagcacccgacccatatccctccaaacccttcctaatcatatacccatccaaatgcctcttaaatgttgcaattgtacccacctccaccacttcctccggcagttcattccatacatgcataaccctctgcatgaaaggttGTCatttaggccccttttaaatctttcccttctcaccctaaacctatgccttctagttttcgactcccccaccctggggaaaaagaccgAGGCTATttgccctatctatgcccctcatgattttataaacctctctaaggtcacccctcaggctctgatgctccagggtaaaATAAATGCCCCAGCCTCCCTCTCAGTCTGTATAACTGGTTAAAGCTCCTTCCCATAGTCAgctcactgggacacacacactcattctgtgTAACCAGTTAAAGCTCAGTTCACTGGTGTGTTCCTCTCTGAGTGCTTCCCTGCTCACGCTGATGTCCAGTACCTTTTGAAGCAGGTCAAATGGATTTCTCCTTCCAGACTCAACCCCCCCCCCAATGATATTGAGTGAACCTGTCAGATCTTGTTATGGAATTTCTTCCAAGATTTCTGTCTGCAGATCCTCCCCTTCTGATACCCTGTTAGCAAAGTTGAAACAAGTCATCACTGTCTGTACCGAATAGAAATTCTGATTAtattgtatgtgtctgtgtactAACTCAGTAACACACAACTGGTATTATTGATTCAAAATGCACAGGAGacgtgaggagggaggtgtcaggaCCTGGCACACTCTGAACCCTAACAGGCTGTTCCAAGTGGTCGTGAAAACATTTCAAAATGAAGTGGATggccatagagctgtacagcacagaaacagtccatctcatccatgctcactagatatccgaaattaatctatcctatttaccaacacttggcccatatccctcgaaaccctacccattcacatacccatccagctgccttttaaaaattatatttgtgccagcctccaccacaacctccagcagctcattgcacacacacacaccaccccctgtgtgaaaaagtacaAATCTATGCCTTCCTTATCCCCCGTTTTACCTGTACTGATCTCTTCGGGGATCTCTGAGCTTGGACAGCAAGGACCCTTTGTTTCTCTGCACTCTGTAGGGATCTACTAtttattacttccttccttcCCTTAATAAATTTCCCAAACTGCCTGGAGATTAAATTCCATCGTTCTACCACATTTATTAGCTGATAGATATCAGAGTGTAgccagagaccatcctcctcccTCTGAACAATATCACCTTTCCAGCATTTACTCCTGGACAGAAGGGGCAGAACTATCTCCAACTGAGCAGTGTgtttgttagcttatcagcatttCCAAATATATTAATCAAAAGTACCTCAtgctagctacacaataaaccagcgATGTTAGTTCCCATGATCTCTTTAGTTGTGCCCTTCTAGTTTTTCCTACATTCTagttaatgttattctaatgtcacagTTGAAGATTTAGTGCCAGCTTTTGCAACAATGGTcttgcattccagaccctacttaatattttcccaatgtcatgattagatatttattatcaatagtctcaagcaggctgactctactaattattaattagatatttaatgtcatgtcccaaatatttattgtcCCAATCCTGTCAATCATATTTAGCAGGTGAGGCTAACTTTACTGACTCTTATCTCATCTTGCCACGGTGACCTTTCAGCctcaaccttactctgctaattagTGTATGAGCTTTCCACTATCCTTTGCAACAAATTGGCAGTGGTCTCCATGCtctaacccttcccatgctttcatgctctttattttccatactaTCTAAAAATAGACTCAGAgttgtagagcacagaaacaaaccctttggtccacgctgaccagatgtCCGAAATTAATCTCGTGACCCAATTGCCAGCATTTCACCCCTTACCCCtctgaatctttcctattcataaccGCATCCAGATGCACTTTAAAtaatgtaattgcaccagcctccaccacttcctctggcagctcattccataaacataccaccctctgtgcgaaaagaTTGCCACTAAGGACCCtcagaaatctttcccctctcaccctaaatctatgccctccagttctggtctcGGCGCCATGCCCCCACAACAaggggaaaagacatacaaaaattgagcagccagacaaaatgcaaaaggaaTAAAATATCGAGCCATAAGGAAAAAAAATTGTGGCTCTATCTTTTTCCCCCCATTGGTATTTGGACACTTAAAATCTATCAGTAACACCAACATCCCCGTAGAGCATACTGCGCATGTTTGCCGGTTGCAGCAACGCAGTGCGCATGCTTGCCAGTGTCAGCAATACACTGGGCATGCTCATCGCTGTATACAAAAAAAGGCGCGAGACCTTCTTTAGATTGACCAATAGGCAGCATTGGAGGACTGGAAGgagactggtcctcctgccaattaGAGCAAgcccattgtctgaatgcggaagttggaccatgagcttCTCAAGCTGCGACTCCTGATCCTCTTTGTCTGAGTAAAGATTGAGCTTTACCCAGACTGCAAATTCCTTCCTATGTCCCAGATATGTGAGTACGGCATTCTCTTGCTCCCATTCCATTTCtttttcattctggggttcagttgttgacttgcagcaactgaaagaaAAGAGAGTGAATCCGGGAGGGACAGACTCCGGAAacgttggtccaggtctgtgccTCAATttgcaaaatagacaggcaggaggtggagaagtcgacgtttcgggtgtaacccttcctcggggctggggctgggtatAGAAGCTGGAGATAAAGGGGGTGggagtgaagtggggataggtcaagacaggtagagggtacgacctggatggtcaatgggaggaatgaatctggcaGGGAACGAGGAGGGAGGTTttttgaaattggaaaactcaacgTTGAGTCCttcaggctgtaggctgcctggAAGATGAGGTGTGGTCCCTCCACAGAaagggggtgggaaggggaattgaaatgggtggtaactgggaggtctggtcagctCTGTGGACCCAGCTGTGAACCGTTCCCCAAGTTTGCTCTGgctctccccaatatagagaggACCACAATCAGCAAACACAGggcaaatgcagtaccacaatATGAAGTTATAGCCTTGGCTGTGgcaaagaaaaacagaaaggaggtgcattgcattgtttaaatggagatGTATttggatgtggagaaagtgagaactgcagatgctggagatcagggtcaaaaaTTGTGGCACAGAAAGAGCACGgtaggtgaggcagcatctgaggagcaggagagttgatgttttgggcacgagcccttcatctAGACTGATGTGTTGATGGGCAAAGAGACCTCAGTGTCCTCCTACTCCAGtcactgccagttgtcagacaggtgcagcaagcaatcagcaaggcaagtggtatattagcaagaggaattgagttcagaagtgggggtgtcttcctgcagttagagggtcattgaatatattcaaggctgagttcatctgatttttgaacaacaaagaagtggatgtttgtgggggaaggcaagaacatggttttaagaccagtatagaacagttccagagtcatacagcacagaaacagaccctttagtccaattagtaatagagatgtacagcatggaaacagaccctttggtcgaactcatccatgccgaccagatatcccaacccaatgcgGTCCCACCAGTCGGCACCTGGCCAGTATCCCTTGAAagccttcccattcatataccccatccagatgccttttaaatattgcaattgtactaacctccaccacttcctctggcagctcattccaaacatgtaccaccctctgtgtgaaaaagttgccccccagatctcttttgtatctttcccctctcaccctaaacctatggcctcttgttctggaccaccgcccccccccccccccccccgctatttatcctatccatgcacttcatgattttgtaaacctctataaggttactctttagcctccaatgctccagggaaaacaaccctagccaccctatagatcaaatcctccaaccctggcaacattcttgtaaatttttctgaaccctttcaagtttcataatgtCTTACCAATAGTAAGGAaatcagaattgcacataatattccaaatgtggcctaatcaatgtcctgtacagctacaacataacttcccaaatcctatactcagaGGATTAGGAAAGTTTTCAAAACCTACAAAAGACAACTGGGtaagaatggagggacaaaccaAACCTTTGAGGGTCAGCTTGGAGGCATCAAGGTCTCAGGACAGGGGGTGGGGATGAACCCAGCTATGGGCCATATGccagcaaatgggacgagattaatttaggatatctggtcagtacagTTGTGTTgagcagaagggtctgtttctgtgctatatatctctatgactctggcgTTGCACTAACGGTTTGCCACGtgagtagattacttacagtgtggaaacaggcccttcggcccaacaagtccacaccaacccgccgaagcgcaacctacccagacccactctcctacatttaccctttcacctaacgctacaggcaatttagcatggccaattcacctaacctgcacatttttggactgtgggaggaaaccggagcacccggaggaaacccacccagacacggggagaatgtgcaaactccacgcagtcagtcgcctgaggtgggaattgaacccgggtctctggctctgtgaggcagcagtgcttaccaccgtgccgccccgagTAGGTTCACTTTCTCTCTACTGTCAATGTTAATGCCTTGACGTCGCATTTTGCTCCAACCTTCCCGGGGACgataaccattttgtgtctggttgTTCCTAAAGAAGCTGCGTGGCAGGTTCACCCTAAATTGGCACTTtctttttgcttcccaaaatcagacctgctcactctcagcagtatcccagtgttgtgaaagatattagcTTTTCAGGCGGAGATATTCAAAGTTCAGAGAGATGGCAGTCTTGACGTTTTTGCTTTTCTgctctgtaagatcctgaatcagcaccctCAGGAGAAATTAGTTAGAGctgagtgagaacagagggggagagagagtgggatgatgcTTTCAATtatgtggaataacaaaagaaaagaatattgcacagaaagtagaattgcttgttcagaatttctaccctgcactgtcagtgatgacCTTTGTAATCTCTTTATACAGAGTACAGTAGCGCCTCAACATACGAACGACCCCATTCATGTacaaatcggtttacgaacaggattgtacgtaaaattttgcttcaacgtacaTACGAAATTCAAGGTATGAACGCAAAAAGCCCATGTgcgaccacgtggtttcattgttctgctttgctacgcgcttgttgaacgcaaaagctctcgggccccgAGTGATCTCATTCAGTCCGTCTTTGGTGCGTGTGCTGTGAACAgccgtccaagcattcttacactatccgaacaatgggaaaagTTGATTCAGTTCACTGAAACCAGGAATGGATTAAGTTTGTAATTCGAGACACGActgtatttgaagatctgaagacggaagtttcaaaatgaacagatgaaggccttatgcccgaaacatcgactctcctgctcctcagatgctgcctgacctgctgtgcttttccagcactgcacttttcagcactgactctccagtgtctgcagtcctcactcagacgtcaatgtctgacagtcactcaatccatcgggactgCAACGGTTatcaactatgattctgtgagaaggagtaaagctttttggttcctgtttgagtacgttttcagcatcagtaggactggatgagagaccctaccattgcagcgcactgagtgtggagcctaaAACAGCTATACGgtctggaaagaggaattcacagcAGGAAGTGGCTCCAcacttcggccatggagaaacctgaggaatcccacctcttggagaaaccgtggaagtgtggtgactgtgggaaaggcttccgtttcccatcTTCCCTGGAGATTCATCGGCGTAGTCACACCGGGCAGAAGCCGTACCTCTGCCCTGTCTGTGGGGAGGGCTTCAGacattcctccaccctgctgacccaccagcggatccacacgggggagaggccccacagctgccccgagtgcgggaaggcctttacccaggtctcTGGACTGCTAaaccaccagtgggtccacacgagggagaggcccttcagctgtcccgagtgcaggaaggccttcagtgattcctcctctctgctgaggcaccagcgggtccacacgggggagaggcccttcagctgccccgaatgcaggaaggccttcagcaattcctctgccctgctaaggcaccagcgggtccacaccggggagcggCCCTTCAGCTGCACTGAGTGCAGGAAGactttcagcaattcctccaccctgctgactcactggcgggtccacactgcggagaagcccttcagctgccccgagtgcgggaaggccttcagcaattcctccgacaggctgacccaccagcgggtccacaccggcacgaggccattcccctgccccgagtgtgggaaggccttcacccgctcctccaacctccggaggcaccagcgagttcatgtacaatcgcagggggattgaaggagcgatGGCTGAATGCCATTATTCACTGGACCATCAACCCAGTTCCCGGgactcccgggtttgaatcccgctGCGGCAGATGGCGCTATACAGGgtatgggttgaaattgctgagtgaggcaacacttcctccgggttacggctgtaccaaggatccagttAGAAAGGGACATCTTGGTGCTGATCAATAGTAAAGACAgtgaggtggggtgagggtgtAGGCTTTGTGAGTGAGTGCGCTTTGATCTTGGCTATTTATTGCACTCATCATTACACGATGGAGTGTCCATTTCGAGTTTTTACGTCGCTCGTCGACGTATAACGTTAACCCCTTtccagcgaaaccacagccagaaGATCTAAAAAGGGACGGTTAAAAAAAAAAATGACATTGTAATGCAGAATTCCAGCAGGGCAGGATGAGCTCGGGCTTTCAACCATTGAACAGGATACCCACTCATCCTCTGTTGTGTGAGGCTTGTGATTTATTTAATTATAAACACCCAACTAAACTCCACCCTTACCTATGTGACCTAAAATTAAACAACtttattaataaaaattaaaataagTAAAATCTAAGATTAAAACTCGCTAAAAGCTCCTAAAACTATAACCACTAAAACCATTACAATACTTAAAATTACTAAAATTAACAAACGAAATACAATTATAAAATACTAATATTGCCGAAGTTCCTACGAGTCCATAAACATTCTCAGGAGTTCAAGAGTCAAAGATAAAGTAAGGTTTGAGATATTTCGAGCGAACGTTTTATATTTTTCTATCCCAAGGATCTTCATCAGGTCCGAGTTCTTCCCGAACCATTTTCCTCGGGCGCCCATAACAAACCCACAAAATGATACGGTTCCACTACCGGTTAAATTCCTTATCTCTTGGTCAAGATGTCCGTATTTCCTGGTCTTTTCCTCCCAAGCCTCCTCGAGGGAATTGATCTGAAAGTCTGATCTTATTGTTACATCCACCACCACGGACTGCATATCCTTTTGCAAGACAATATCTGGTATCCACAGTTTATCAGATTTGTCTCGTATCCGTGACTCGA of the Chiloscyllium punctatum isolate Juve2018m chromosome 36, sChiPun1.3, whole genome shotgun sequence genome contains:
- the LOC140460432 gene encoding uncharacterized protein encodes the protein MEKPEESHLLEKPWKCGDCGKGFRFPSSLEIHRRSHTGQKPYLCPVCGEGFRHSSTLLTHQRIHTGERPHSCPECGKAFTQVSGLLNHQWVHTRERPFSCPECRKAFSDSSSLLRHQRVHTGERPFSCPECRKAFSNSSALLRHQRVHTGERPFSCTECRKTFSNSSTLLTHWRVHTAEKPFSCPECGKAFSNSSDRLTHQRVHTGTRPFPCPECGKAFTRSSNLRRHQRVHVQSQGD